DNA from Cyprinus carpio isolate SPL01 chromosome B3, ASM1834038v1, whole genome shotgun sequence:
ACATGTGGTTCTTGTTTTaggagtagtttttttttaaattgatatccAAAAATATTTATACTGTTATTCTATAATTTTTGGTGTGATGACAGCACTGTATTTATACTGTTAttctgaaaaaagaataaaacaacagaagttcCTTGTAACTGACTATTTAGTGATTTATCAGTATTTGATGTGAATGTACCATCGCTATCTCTCCAGTGTGTTCCCGCCTCTCACATCCCGTATTTCTCCTCAGCTTTGGCCAGATCATATGTTCCAGCTCTACTGCAAGGAAAGTGAAGAGCGGGCCACTTCCAGAAGCTGTTCTTTCAGTCCTCTTCTTCCCTGCCTTCTTTCTCCCTCCATCAGTCTCACACAGCACCAACAGACAGATTAGGACGACGGTTCTCAGATGTGATGGGGGGGTCTCTGGATTGTACACAGCGTTCATGTTCACTCAGGCCTATTAACAGACAAACAATTGTGGTAAGtatgaaatacaattttacatgtaaatttgattctatacaaaataatttataataacatttcctaATTCTCATATAGTTATTAATCTTACTCTTGTCCAGGACATTGTGTTTCTGCTGTTCCTCAGCAGCAGGGAGGCCTTCAGGAGCTGGAGCTATAAGatgaattacataaaaaaaaagggcCAAAATATATCATACTCAAATGAATCTGGTTTCTGGCCTGTTGATTTAAGAGCAGTTCTGAATTGAATTTATatcctaaaaaaatgtaaacttaaatgttATTGTACTTTTACTCTAAAATGTTTAGTGTGATAATGTTACAGCAGTGTTTTTTCTTAAgtgattattaatacattattttataataagaatCAGGAATTTAGTTTAGTGCATTTATCAGACATGTATCAGTATTTGTACCATCGCTATCTCTCCAGTGTGTTTCCGCCTCTATCCCGTATTTCTCCTCAGCTTTGGCCAGATCATATGTTCCCGTTCTGCGGGAAGGAAAGTGAAGAGCAGGCCACTTCCAGAAGCTgttcttcttctcctctttcCCTGCCTTCTTTCTCCCTCCATCAGTCTCAACAGCACCAACAGACAGATTAGGACGGCGGTTCTCAGATGTGATGGGGGTGTCTCTGGATTGTACACAGAGTTCATGTACACTCAGGCCTATTAACAGACAAACAATTGGGGTAAGtatgaaatacaattttacatgtaaatttgattctatacaaaataattcataataacatttCCTAATTCTCATATAGTTATTAATCTTACTCTTGTCCAGGACATTGTGTTTCTGCTGTTCGTCAGCAGCAGGGAGGCCTTCAGGAGCTGGAGCTATAAGatgaattacataaaaaaagtagAGTAGTTCTGAATTGAATTTATATCCTAAAatttaaactcaaaatatttattcttttactcTAAAATGTTTAGTGTGATAATTACAGCAGTGTTTTGGgacagtgattattattattattattttataataaggaAAAGGAATTAGTTTAGTGATTTATCAGTATTTGGTGTGATTGTACCATCGCTATCTCTCCAGTGTGTTTCCGCCTCTATCCCGTATTTCTCCTCAGCTTTGGCCAGATCATATGTTCCCGTTCTGCGGGAAGGAAAGTGAAGAGCGGCCCACTTCCAGAAGCTCTTCTGCTTTCTCCCTCCATCGGTCTCAAGAGCACCAACAGGCGCCGGTTGACGGTTCTCCGTCATGATGGGGGAGTCTTTGGGATGACGTTACGTAACACAGGGTTCACGTACACTCTCCAAACCAGTCGCTTTTTTTAGTCTTGAAAGCAGACCCAAGATAACACCGTTTACCAGTCGCTAACAGTCGCTACCAACTATTAAAATGAACAAGTGAGTTTCATGCCCTTAAATACTTTAACGGGCGAATTGTGACGTCATAAAGGCTCGCGCTTaatggaatacaaaaaaaaaaaaaaacaagcagatacGTCACCAGTTCATTTCGAACGATAACATTCATATCCAATGATGGTTAATACTAACGATATAATCCGCTGTATCGTGTACATCGCGGGTTGTAAATATAGCAGTTTTATCAATTTTATGACACCTTAAAGCCATAaagaaatatgagaaaaataGAATAGGCCTAAGCCCTCTTGTATTCTCGTAAACAGTGGGTAGTTACATGATTATAAAGGGAGTTTTAATATCAAATGTCACATTGATTTTATAAAgcagttcaataaaaaaataaattaatatttagtggCTTACATTTTAGGAACATGATGGTCCAAGCAAACAGTTCCAGACAAAGTCACCACTGAGCAGCGGGTCAAAGACAAAGCGTTTCctttatgaatgaatgtgtgGTTTTGAACGAGTGTTTTTAggcagtcacttgcttcattcctgaatgaatcagctgtttgaacgaatcgattgaattaatgattcagtgacaaacagtgacttgccgccacctactggccgttttagttgaatttttaaagcatcaatatttaatatttctatattcataaCTCTATAGttaatgcattcatttcattccattgttattttgaatttgcatGCTTTCATGCCACATCTGACCTTAATTCAACAGTCTGTAAATATACCAAAATGTCACTCTTGTGTTATTCAGTGCCACCTCTGTAGTGCAGTGATGAattttgatattgattttttttttaattgatattgatttaatttgattgcgACTTATGCTTCCTGATTGTGtcttatcattatattattatgttatattattatttaatgtattattctaATTGAACACAGGGTGCCTTTGATcttgatacttaaaaaaaacatggtttacagaaaacatgaaatatgtttaGTGTTATTATAGATAAAGGTATTTAAATAGATCTTAAAGgtccataaataaattaaataaatctgaaagttatttaaataaatctgaaggGTCCACCACTGATGATGATGCTATTGTCAGCCCCACAAACCGATCTTTATTAGCAGCAGGAGGCTGGACCTGTGAATTACAATATCCTGATTGGCCTACAGTTGATAAACATAGATCCTTTTagatagcaagaaaaaaaaatgaaagaaaacagaatgaGAATATCTCCAAGACTAGTACATCTTAGAGCACAGTTAATGGAAATTATGTTATTTGTAATGACATACTTGAACTCTGTCCTGCTCTAGCCAGGGTTTCCCAGATTAGAGAGGACTCTTCAAGGTCATGAATGTGTCACATCTCTCCACCGCTGCTCCGCCGGGACCATGTTTAACAGCTAGAAACACCAACAACACACGTGTAGGTGAGAGCTGTTAGTgtctgtatgcatgtgtgtacacctgtttttatacagtctatggtgtgcACACATGGAGTTCAAAAGTTCACACTGAACTGGATCTCAAATTCTAGTTTAAAATTCGGAAATAAAGAAGCTTTAGAAGATTTTTGATGAAACTCTTATATAGGTGCTGCTGCCATTAATGCAATATTTGTTTGATGCAAGCAAATCTTAAGATATTCCgacataggtttttttttttttcaaataggctattgtaattttgtaatttataattattgattatattcttttttattattattttaagctaAAACTCTCTGTACTTTGATCTTGCtataaatgtttaaagcaaattGCTTTGTAAGACTGAGGGGCATTTGACCCCAGCCATGGTACAAatgaaatttttaaacaaaatctaatATCATGAAAATCTTTCATACTTGGCTTATAATTTATGTCAGTGTCACTAAAACTATGATAACTTTTCTGAACACATTTAACCTTTgttttacagggaaaaaaaatcagtcattatGGGTGCGTTTTCCCCCACTCTACCCTACTGCATAGTTATAAAGAATATTGAAATTCACTGTACTATCAAGCATGATCAAAGTACTTTCTGATGCTTTTTAAGGAAGTAAATCACCAGTAAATAAATCCCATAGACAAGGAGTAATTAATGTTTCAGGGCAAACGTATAACTTCAGTTAATTGGGGATGTTGAGATGGTTTGATGCCAATATTAGGTTGCCGTGAGCATCATTTAATGTTGGACTCCAAAGAAGTGTCAGAGAAGGTCGTCTCTCTCAATCAGCAAAGGTTGGTTAATATGTCAGTACAGAAATCATTAGTTTGAAGAATGCCAGATGCCCTGAACTTCTTAACCCTTTTCCCCCAAATGGTTTTTCATTTGATGTAGAAGAGCTTGGACGTCATAGTGAAATTATATCAGTTAATTATGAGAACTAGAGCTGAAATCGAAGGCAAACGCACAGCAAACTCAATAGGAAATTCTCATAGTTCACATTATTAACATACGTATACAAAACCATTTCAAAGCTTTGACAGAATTTGCATGCTTTTTATTACTCATGGGGCATTGAATAAGCAAAAAGGATTAAGAGTTTTCACCTTTCTacacaaatatgcaaatcaaCATTATAATAACAAACTGCAGACATATCATCATCAACCCTTTGAGGCTTTGAAAAATTACCGCAGGGATCAAtactaataaacataaacaataaaaaatgtcagCAAAATGAAGTTGTGAAAGGGTAGGCAATTCCCGAAGCTGATTTCATTTCCGTCTCCCTCTCATTTTGTCAGACGCTTTCATTTAAATGGACTGTCTCTGGCTCAGATTTACACATTCCGCACAGATACTTGAGACATTTCCTCAGGATCATAATGTTGTGTTCTTTATTTATCAGTGACATAAACACTGTAATCGCTGCAGCTTTTACAACAATTGCAGTTTCTACAACCGAGACTGATGATATAAAAGGCTCAGCAGTATCAGAATGCATCTTACTGCACGGTATTGTAATAAAACAGCCAATCATAGAGATGCAGTGCAGTCAGGTATGGAGGAATATATGTGGATTAACTCAAGCTATGGGTGATAATGCATAGATCCCTTGGATGATAGCGATACTGCCTAGTCATAATCCATGCTATGTGAAGATAACACTTGAAAGATAACAAGTGCATGGAAATAGGAGGTTAATATAGTGTCACAGATGTGTTGATTTGGGAAGATTCCGACTTTACGATGTAGCAGACTTTGTTATGCAACatatacaaaaagaaacaaagcttTCAGTAAGCTGTCACTATTTGTGAAAATAGATTTCAGTGTTCTCAGTGTAAACAAACAGGTGCTTTCCGACAAATGTTGGATTGACTCTGTTATTGAAGACACAGTGCAGAATTCATTGCTGAGACAAGCCAGAACAAATATAACAGCTTGTAAAgtccaaaaacattattatggTTGGCACATTTACATAGGGGAAAGCAGCACTGTGAGTTTATTCCCCAAATACCTTCCAAACACAATGTCAATTACCTTACAAACAATGGCGACACAATGAATTTGCAATTAGTTATGTAAATGTGGTTTTAAAAGGTGAATGTTGTggtgatgaaaatgaaaattatgaaaatttggaAGTCACCTCCTGAAAGTTATCTTTGAAAAgactttatttaaattgtttcttaATTTATGCTGTCAAGaaatttttaatttgcatttaggAAATAACAATAGAGTgataagtcaaaaaaaaaaaaaatcatgatgaaTTTTCAGGTGTACATGTAGAtgtagcctttgtgagcataagagacttctttcagaaacataaaatagttttaacttatgaaacttttgaacagcagtgcatgttataaataatacaattatgtattaaatgtatgtaggctatataatatttatataaatgtaaatttgtcattttttttcaaataataaaatacaaaaatgtaatacaatataatataattattaataacacattagTCCATGTATCAGAATCCATGGCTAATTGCTGTTAAAAGAGATTCTCTTTGTAAGCAGATGCAGTTACCACAGAGGTGAACTGGGCCTTTGCTAACCAGCTAAACTTTGACCCCTAAGGTTTTACTCTGAAGACTCTTAAGACCAACCAACCCATAATAAACCAAagcaaatgaagataattaatcattatagATCAGACTGCTTTAAATTGTACATACATTAAGCCtggagcagttcttttattttattttttttaagaagacatGAAACTCCAGCTCATTTGCATGAAGGTTATGTTATACAGAAAGTACCAGCTTTATAGCATACAACCTTCACAATGTGCATCAAATGAAGAGCTCTGGGAGAATTTGATGTGTTTATACGTTCTTAACACGCCTTTGAGAAGGTTTGCTTGCCTGAAaaatttctttacttttcttGACATCCTTCTTATCTTTTCTCATGTTCTCTTTCTTTCATGTTCTTTTCTTTTACTGAAATGCTAAAACTGACACAGGGACCTCATGGGAGTGTCAGGGTGTGCTTTCTCCTGGAACTCAAAGAACACATCAGAACCCAGTCGGCTTCCTAATTAGACCTCTACGGTGAACTCATAGGATTTTTGGTGTTACTGCTTTCCAATTAATTTTAATCTTCTTTTCAGTTTGGTTCAAACTAAATAATAtccttattaaataaattacCTTATATTGTTATTTCACATTAATGAACCGCAGCAGAGTggaaagggtaaaaaaaaagtacatatcaaacatttgtttgcataatccacatactgtacttataatgtcatatttaatggCATTAGAAATGCTTTGTAATAAAAACTCAACATCTCTGTCTACATGTTCCTGAGAAACATATTTTCTGCAAGAAGAAAGCTTTGCGATCTATTAGCATTTCGTCTATGATGGCAAGATGTGCCGAGGGCCAAATTTGAACAAAGCAGCATAGTACTTATTATTCACACAGTCAAACAGAGAACCGTGCtggaatgcataaatgtattgtgctagtttgcatttttacattttaacagaaaaagaACGGCTGCACTTATTTTGCAAATCTGTTGTTTGGAGCATTTCACAATTCTGTTCACCAATTTCAAACAGGATGGTCTTAAACGGCCCCTACTCTAGTCTGTGAATCTTGACAGAAACAGTTATGGTTTATATGTGTTCAAGTtatagaaatcacttttcaaaaataaagctttcataatcaattttaatagcatttcgctcacaaataacattataacagtCATTTAAAGATATTGCTGAAGCTTTTTGCACATTAAAGGTGGTGTTTTTGCCtcgcataaaaataccataatatgtttgcagatatttaagaaacatgctaagttaacatacttgtttatctgaaaaacaatgctacagtcagttactctccattgaaaatgtgcgttcttggccggaatgtcggtctctgttttggtttgtgaaaccggCCCGcggccagtttacccaattgtatttcatcaccccgggttgccagttggctgaaaacagtttatttcatttcattcatcgtcatgTGCTCTTGTTCTTGTTAGTTTGtaaatctggcaacctgtgtatGCATCAAGtgtgaggaggaggggccgggtgaaaaaaacactctccaatattttgaatttggactgcaatacttAGTTCAActactcggtgtcaatcctacatacagcacctttaaagtcaCCTGGTAgggtttttattttgcaaaactgCTCTTAAAACTGCTCTGTTTACTGCATAGGGCCATTTGAATGCAATCACATTTTCAATTTATCTGGTTGAGCTACTGATGCTTTTGTGCAattaattttcctttctttttttttctttttggcataATAATGCCACAACAACTATTATTTTTGCCTGCTCATTTATTAACCTCCTTTTTGTGtagtcataaaaaaaatcaaataaaaataaatctttatctttTCATCTTTATAGATGAAAGAGAAGTACCTGGTTATCATGCCAAGAACactatattaatatttgatagGATAGATCTTTTAGGTAGCAAAACCTGAAGCTAacacaaatattaatacagtactgAATATTGAGAATCAATATGAAACTATTGAAGCATTAATTGCAGTATTGCTAATGAAATTTGTTTCgttctttttaattcttgtttggcttattgctttgttttattttgtcgtTACGATGTTCAGTGTGTTGAgagtaatttttttctgtactgcTTTATTCCTCATttggttttataatataataaacagaggGAGCCAAGAGATCAGCTTAAGTAGAATGAAATGTTTAGCCCCAATTTGTTCTCAAAGCACAGagaacaaattcataattattgtttAATCAGCTTTGCTAAACTCGCATTTCTTGCAGGTACTTCAGGTTAAACCCGCAATGGCTCACACAGTATTTAGGTAAGATATGATTTAAAGTAAcaactgcacttttttttattttgctgcctTGCTGTGAAACATTTCATAACTACAGCATATATGAAAGCCCCATAAAAAGCTAGTACTTAAGCTATACTGAGCCAAATGACTCAAATACATGGAATATGCAGACAAAATCTAGCATGCTGAGTCACTCTATTTATATATTCCCCCAAAGCTATTGTTATGACTTCAGTATTTGGGGTTCCTCTCTGCATCACTTTGCATTAATATGCAGGTGCTTGATGAGTTTATGAGCTTCACCTCTTGTTGACCAGAACTATTTCATACTGAAAGAAATTGATCTGTACAGAGACGTGACTGCTCTGCCCTAAACTTCAAATCATTTTGAAGGGCACATCATTCATATTGCCTGCAGGGGAAAATTCTAGATGGTTCAATTTATTTATCACTGCAGAACTTTGTTgctttgaaataaacaaattagaCTGAAATGAAATAGATTGCTTTCTTATAAACCGAGAAatgaaaaacaggagaaaaataaTGAAGTTTCTAGTTTCTAGTATAATGTCCTTTTGCCATGAGAGCACTGACATTTTAGGGTTGTTGTCAAAATAGTCGGAGagttaaattttaaaactaaagGATCATCTACAAAATAATGCATGCCTCAAATTGTAAGATTctcatatttcaatatatatttacatattttacatttcatattggcatcatatttttgcatatatgaTAAGTGTTTTCATACTGTTACATGTCTCATACCTGTACCATCACAATGTTTTGAGCATTTCTGGAGGAGTGGAGGAACAGAGTGCTGCTGAACTCAAGTCATGTGACTCGTAGAGATAATTA
Protein-coding regions in this window:
- the LOC109060618 gene encoding uncharacterized protein LOC109060618; amino-acid sequence: MTENRQPAPVGALETDGGRKQKSFWKWAALHFPSRRTGTYDLAKAEEKYGIEAETHWRDSDAPAPEGLPAADEQQKHNVLDKSLSVHELCVQSRDTPITSENRRPNLSVGAVETDGGRKKAGKEEKKNSFWKWPALHFPSRRTGTYDLAKAEEKYGIEAETHWRDSDAPAPEGLPAAEEQQKHNVLDKSKINNYMRIRKCYYKLFCIESNLHVKLYFILTTIVCLLIGLSEHERCVQSRDPPITSENRRPNLSVGAV